A window from Salvia miltiorrhiza cultivar Shanhuang (shh) chromosome 2, IMPLAD_Smil_shh, whole genome shotgun sequence encodes these proteins:
- the LOC131011272 gene encoding putative 4-hydroxy-4-methyl-2-oxoglutarate aldolase 2 — translation MALVTTAEVCDTNPQLIVSGELRALHPIFQIYGRRQVFSGPVVTLKVFEDNVLVREFLEEKGNGRVLVVDGGGSLRCAILGGNPVVQAQNNGWAGIIVNGCIRDVDEINGCDIGVRALASHPIKANKKGVGEKHVPVNIAGTRICDGEWMYVDTDGILVSKTELSV, via the coding sequence ATGGCCTTGGTCACAACAGCTGAAGTGTGTGATACTAATCCGCAACTTATAGTGAGTGGTGAACTCCGAGCACTCCATCCAATTTTCCAGATTTATGGTAGGCGGCAAGTGTTCTCCGGCCCAGTTGTTACTTTGAAAGTGTTTGAAGATAATGTTTTGGTACGTGAGTTTCTTGAGGAGAAGGGCAATGGAAGGGTTCTTGTTGTTGATGGAGGTGGTAGTTTGAGATGCGCGATATTGGGTGGTAACCCGGTTGTACAAGCTCAGAACAATGGATGGGCTGGTATTATAGTCAATGGCTGCATAAGGGATGTGGATGAAATCAATGGTTGTGACATTGGGGTAAGAGCTCTGGCCTCACACCCGATAAAAGCAAATAAGAAAGGGGTTGGAGAAAAGCACGTACCTGTGAACATTGCTGGGACCAGAATCTGTGATGGAGAGTGGATGTATGTGGACACTGATGGTATTTTGGTCTCTAAAACAGAGCTGTCGGTTTGA